From the genome of Vulgatibacter sp., one region includes:
- the treZ gene encoding malto-oligosyltrehalose trehalohydrolase, translating into MHGEKPRESYPLGAHVLPGSRCSFKVWAPRAHGLQLEILPRHDAGETRLYDLEPHGDVLGVVVDDVVDGDRYHFVFPDGRRRPDPRSRRQPDGVHGPSAVVDTAALGFSAIRGDRLDAREHVIYELHVGTFSRRGTFDGVIDRLSHLRDELGVTAIEILPVSSFPGRRNWGYDGVHLFSVQESYGGPKGLARLVQAAHEANLAVILDVVYNHFGPEGNYLREFGPYFTRKHATPWGEAINFDDEGAGFVRSFVIDNALQWIRDYRIDGLRLDAIHAIADDSHPHVLAEVGAAVQAVGGFVIAESDLNDPVTILGRPDGWGHDAQWSDDLHHALHALVTGERSGYYEDYGQVGDVAGALERGFLYDGSRPSAFRGGRHHGMSTRGIPAERHVVCIQNHDQVGNRARGDRIAHIAGTEAAKVAAATVLLAPGIPLLFMGEEYAAPQPFPYFTSHSDPQLAKAVTEGRRREFAAFSWQGEVPDPQAEETFLSAVLLPDDHERAPHAGVFAFYKALIDLRRNHPACRGDERQTRTSVGFDEATKVLWMERWSGQGKRLLAIFSYGAEPVRLAATLPQGPWQLAIDSGGGRFGGGGGTAPATLEGGTSTLELQPTTAWVYTA; encoded by the coding sequence GTGCTGCCGGGCAGTCGCTGCTCGTTCAAGGTCTGGGCCCCCCGAGCCCACGGCCTGCAGCTCGAGATCCTGCCGCGGCACGACGCCGGCGAGACCCGGCTCTACGATCTCGAGCCCCACGGTGACGTGCTCGGCGTGGTGGTGGACGACGTGGTGGACGGCGACCGCTACCATTTCGTCTTTCCCGACGGCAGGCGTCGTCCCGATCCCCGCTCGCGCCGGCAGCCCGACGGCGTGCACGGCCCCAGCGCCGTGGTGGATACCGCAGCCCTGGGCTTCTCCGCGATCCGCGGCGACCGCCTCGACGCGCGCGAGCACGTGATCTACGAGCTCCACGTCGGTACCTTCTCGCGGCGGGGCACCTTCGACGGCGTGATCGACCGCCTCTCCCATCTGCGCGACGAGCTCGGCGTCACCGCCATCGAGATCCTGCCGGTCTCCTCCTTCCCCGGCAGGCGCAACTGGGGCTACGACGGCGTGCACCTCTTCTCGGTGCAGGAGAGCTACGGCGGGCCGAAGGGGCTCGCGCGGCTGGTGCAAGCGGCGCACGAGGCGAACCTCGCGGTGATCCTCGACGTCGTCTACAACCACTTCGGCCCCGAGGGGAATTACCTCCGCGAGTTCGGCCCCTACTTCACCAGGAAACACGCGACACCCTGGGGCGAGGCGATCAACTTCGACGACGAGGGTGCGGGTTTCGTGCGCTCCTTCGTGATCGACAACGCGCTGCAGTGGATCCGCGATTACCGCATCGACGGCCTGCGCCTCGACGCGATCCACGCCATCGCCGACGACAGCCATCCCCACGTCCTCGCCGAGGTCGGCGCCGCGGTGCAGGCGGTGGGCGGCTTCGTGATCGCGGAGAGCGATCTCAACGACCCCGTCACCATCCTCGGGCGGCCCGACGGCTGGGGCCACGACGCGCAGTGGAGCGACGATCTCCACCACGCGCTGCACGCCCTCGTCACCGGCGAGCGCAGCGGCTACTACGAGGACTACGGGCAGGTGGGCGACGTCGCGGGGGCGCTGGAGCGCGGCTTCCTCTACGACGGCAGCAGGCCCTCGGCCTTCCGCGGCGGCAGGCACCACGGCATGAGCACCCGCGGTATCCCGGCGGAGCGCCACGTGGTCTGCATCCAGAACCACGACCAGGTCGGCAACCGCGCCAGGGGCGATCGCATCGCCCACATCGCCGGCACGGAAGCGGCGAAGGTCGCAGCCGCCACGGTGCTGCTCGCGCCGGGGATCCCGCTGCTCTTCATGGGGGAGGAGTACGCCGCGCCGCAGCCCTTCCCCTACTTCACCTCGCACTCCGATCCGCAGCTGGCGAAGGCGGTGACCGAGGGACGGCGCCGGGAATTCGCCGCGTTCTCGTGGCAGGGCGAGGTGCCCGATCCGCAGGCGGAGGAGACCTTCCTCTCGGCGGTGCTGCTGCCCGATGATCACGAGCGCGCGCCGCACGCAGGCGTCTTCGCCTTCTACAAGGCGCTCATCGATCTGCGCCGCAACCACCCGGCCTGCCGCGGCGACGAACGGCAGACGCGCACCAGCGTCGGCTTCGACGAAGCGACGAAGGTGCTCTGGATGGAGCGGTGGTCGGGGCAAGGCAAGCGGCTGCTGGCGATTTTCTCGTACGGCGCCGAACCGGTGAGACTCGCCGCCACCCTGCCGCAGGGGCCCTGGCAGCTCGCCATCGACAGCGGCGGCGGGCGCTTCGGCGGAGGCGGCGGCACGGCGCCGGCGACGCTCGAGGGCGGAACCTCCACCCTCGAGCTGCAGCCGACGACGGCGTGGGTCTACACCGCCTGA